GAATTTGGGCAGATTTTTCTGCCAATGTTTCATAGTGAGGCATATCAAGCCGATCAAAAAACTGCTGCAAATACGCTTCTTGTTCATGCGGCAGCAATACTCCAATACCGAGTTGCTCTAGCACCTTTCCCGTTTCAACATGAGCTTGCGCAATGGGAACACTGCAATTAGCGCCGCCTTCATATAATCGGTTTGGCAGAAGCCAGTTGGAATTCTGACCTTCTTCAAACATATCGATACACCAGCTAAAATGCACCGCGTTATACATTTCTTTTAAATCATCAGGGTTTTTGTAAGCTCCATAAAAATTCAGCCCCTCCACACGGGAAATTTGCGCATCAAAATCATCAAATTGATCATAAGCGGGCTTCCCACGTATGATCACTTCTATTTTGCCTGGGTTTTTCTGCACAAGTGCGCTTAGCAACGCGAGGCTTTTATTGCAGCGTATCGCTCCGAACCAGCCTATTTTCCATGGCGGCGGGGTTGGGCGTGTGCATTGAGCAACATTTGCATTGTCAATTTCAGGAATGTAAATTTTATTTTCTATTAGCTTTATCGGTAATTCTACTTGCGAGATTTCTTTGAAATATTCACGAATAAATGCGGGTGAGCTGGTGATTAGCAATGCACAGCGCTTACTTAACCATCCTTCAAGTCCTCGCAATAACTTGCCCACCACACCCATATCGAGCAGCAGACGATGAATATCCAGACTTTCATAAACAATAATCGGTTGGGCAGATTCAGGATATAAACTACGCACTTTAACGGCAATGGCGAGCATTTCTAGGTTGCGTGCAATAATAAGATTGGGTGACTCTGCCTGCGCTTTAATCTTATGGGCATGCAGCACCTGTTGTATTACCGCTGCACAACGCTGGGCAAATCCGCCATTATGGGTTTGACCCAAATTCATTGCACGGCTGGCGGATACGGTGGCTATTTCTTCTTCGCAGCGGCGAAACCCCGCCACCAGCACCCTTGCCCCGCCATCATCCAGCATGGTTACGCGCTTTTGCACAGCTGCATCTGCCAAATCGTGCACAAGATATAAAACGGATAGTTGAGACATATATAGGCTTTCGCATTGCGCAAGTAATTAATTATGCGGAGTAAACTTCACCCATTCCACTTCG
This region of Alphaproteobacteria bacterium genomic DNA includes:
- a CDS encoding glycosyl transferase family 1, whose translation is MSQLSVLYLVHDLADAAVQKRVTMLDDGGARVLVAGFRRCEEEIATVSASRAMNLGQTHNGGFAQRCAAVIQQVLHAHKIKAQAESPNLIIARNLEMLAIAVKVRSLYPESAQPIIVYESLDIHRLLLDMGVVGKLLRGLEGWLSKRCALLITSSPAFIREYFKEISQVELPIKLIENKIYIPEIDNANVAQCTRPTPPPWKIGWFGAIRCNKSLALLSALVQKNPGKIEVIIRGKPAYDQFDDFDAQISRVEGLNFYGAYKNPDDLKEMYNAVHFSWCIDMFEEGQNSNWLLPNRLYEGGANCSVPIAQAHVETGKVLEQLGIGVLLPHEQEAYLQQFFDRLDMPHYETLAEKSAQIPLSRWYYDQTFCKNLVQELSVLSNEAHHG